From Streptomyces chrestomyceticus JCM 4735, one genomic window encodes:
- a CDS encoding putative T7SS-secreted protein, which produces MAANLYPHLGWNPVPGVPSEVTALQQKVTRAATALRSCHHQIQQLIGESSYWQGEAAKAFREALDGELPTYIKNAARSLEKASAQLKVWDDDLTSNRDLARKYDDEAGERKAAADRAAAHRTKAAQHPDLKLAGQQFPSQAEADAAEQRLRAAERSLNEATSALNHANSSYNDVISKAERLETSHADQAETVARELDGATDKLAPREPGWLSKAVNAIWDGIKAVGAFLYEHAGTIGAIAGLLALFPTPLTPLFAGIAVVASAASMTKNLSDPEFRAALAGEKGGWDTFAAYASLAGDTVGMIPGVGALGRAGKEVFEASVTAERWGVAVSRSEQVSGFAKEIVPAFSSKATAAAEEGAAAFAAGGREAAKRVAEISANGVNVTANLASSAESLGWLPKEGAGHNAAESTKAAATLHGIAGLVGIA; this is translated from the coding sequence GTGGCGGCGAACCTCTATCCGCACCTCGGCTGGAACCCCGTACCCGGCGTACCCTCCGAAGTCACCGCACTGCAACAGAAGGTCACCCGGGCAGCCACCGCACTGCGCTCCTGCCACCACCAGATTCAGCAGCTCATCGGCGAGAGCAGCTACTGGCAGGGCGAAGCGGCCAAGGCATTCCGTGAAGCGCTGGACGGCGAACTACCGACCTACATCAAGAATGCCGCGCGCTCTCTGGAGAAAGCGTCCGCGCAACTGAAGGTCTGGGACGACGACCTGACGTCCAACCGTGACCTGGCGCGCAAGTACGACGACGAGGCAGGCGAGCGCAAGGCCGCCGCCGACCGGGCCGCGGCACACCGCACCAAGGCCGCGCAGCACCCCGACCTCAAGCTGGCCGGACAGCAGTTCCCGTCCCAGGCGGAGGCGGACGCGGCCGAACAGCGGCTGCGCGCCGCCGAGCGCAGCCTCAACGAGGCGACCAGCGCCCTGAATCACGCCAACAGCTCGTACAACGACGTCATCAGCAAGGCCGAGCGGCTGGAAACCAGCCACGCCGACCAGGCCGAGACGGTCGCCAGGGAACTCGACGGTGCCACCGACAAGTTGGCCCCCAGGGAGCCGGGCTGGCTCAGCAAGGCCGTCAACGCGATCTGGGACGGCATCAAGGCCGTCGGCGCGTTCCTGTACGAGCACGCGGGCACCATCGGCGCCATCGCCGGGCTGCTGGCGCTCTTCCCCACCCCGCTGACGCCGCTCTTCGCCGGTATCGCGGTGGTGGCCAGCGCCGCGTCCATGACCAAGAACCTCTCCGATCCGGAGTTCAGAGCCGCGCTGGCGGGCGAGAAGGGCGGCTGGGACACCTTCGCCGCCTACGCCTCTCTGGCCGGCGACACCGTCGGCATGATCCCCGGTGTCGGCGCGCTGGGACGCGCCGGCAAGGAGGTCTTCGAGGCGTCGGTGACCGCCGAGCGGTGGGGTGTGGCCGTCTCCCGCTCGGAGCAGGTGTCCGGGTTCGCCAAGGAGATCGTGCCCGCCTTCTCCAGCAAGGCCACGGCGGCCGCCGAAGAGGGCGCCGCCGCGTTCGCCGCGGGCGGCAGGGAAGCCGCGAAGCGCGTCGCGGAGATCAGCGCCAACGGCGTCAACGTCACCGCCAACCTCGCCTCCTCCGCGGAGAGCCTGGGTTGGCTGCCGAAGGAAGGCGCCGGTCACAACGCTGCCGAGAGCACGAAGGCCGCCGCGACCCTGCACGGCATCGCCGGACTGGTGGGCATCGCGTGA
- a CDS encoding class IV adenylate cyclase, whose protein sequence is MIEAELKARVREPAVVQARLERLAVGRDELYRDTYFDSPDAALETGDRELRLRTVYGADGSRSLLTYKEARLDEASGSKPEYETSVGDPQAVRAMLGGLGYAEAIAFEKHCRNYAFTAYGRTMLATLVRVPEVDGTYVELETLVRGAEELPGALADVRAVLGEIGVGPGDLTTETYTDAVRARRTG, encoded by the coding sequence GTGATCGAGGCCGAGCTGAAAGCACGGGTACGCGAACCGGCGGTGGTGCAAGCGCGATTGGAGCGGCTGGCCGTCGGGCGGGACGAGCTGTACCGGGACACGTATTTCGATTCCCCGGACGCGGCTTTGGAGACGGGTGACCGCGAATTGCGGCTGCGTACCGTGTACGGGGCAGACGGTTCCCGGTCGCTGCTGACGTACAAAGAGGCGCGGCTCGACGAAGCGTCGGGCTCAAAGCCTGAGTACGAGACGAGCGTCGGTGATCCGCAGGCCGTCCGGGCCATGCTGGGCGGACTCGGATATGCCGAGGCGATTGCCTTCGAGAAACACTGCCGGAATTACGCATTCACCGCGTACGGGCGGACGATGCTCGCCACGCTCGTGCGCGTTCCGGAGGTCGACGGGACCTACGTCGAGCTGGAGACGCTGGTGCGGGGTGCGGAGGAACTGCCGGGCGCTCTGGCGGATGTGCGGGCGGTTCTCGGCGAGATCGGGGTCGGGCCGGGAGACCTGACGACCGAGACGTACACCGACGCCGTACGGGCCCGGCGTACCGGATGA
- a CDS encoding IclR family transcriptional regulator, with product MSQTVDRALSILPLLAEGPANLEQVAGRLGVHKSTALRLLRTLHEHGMVYRQSDQRYRLGARLFALAQQAVENLDVREIAHPHLVELNEKCGHTVHLAVYEENEVLYIDKVESRYPVRMYSRIGKPVAITVAAVAKLLLADLPEPERRALAEKLDYPLYTSRSTPNATAFLAELAKVREQGWATDLGGHEESINCVGAPVRGADGRLVAAMSVSAPNVVVTAEELLTLLPLVRRTADAISREYSGNTRVPDTQDQKEARP from the coding sequence ATGAGTCAGACAGTCGACCGCGCACTGAGCATCCTGCCCCTGCTGGCGGAAGGCCCGGCCAACCTCGAACAGGTGGCGGGCCGTCTCGGCGTGCACAAGTCCACCGCGCTGCGCCTGCTGCGCACACTCCACGAGCACGGCATGGTCTACCGCCAGAGCGACCAGCGCTACCGTCTCGGCGCCCGGCTCTTCGCCCTCGCCCAGCAGGCCGTGGAGAACCTCGACGTCCGCGAGATCGCCCACCCGCACCTCGTCGAACTGAACGAGAAGTGCGGGCACACCGTGCACCTCGCGGTGTACGAGGAGAACGAGGTCCTCTACATCGACAAGGTCGAGAGCCGCTACCCGGTACGGATGTACTCCCGCATCGGCAAACCCGTAGCCATCACCGTCGCCGCCGTCGCCAAGCTGCTGCTGGCCGACCTGCCCGAGCCGGAGCGCCGCGCGCTCGCCGAGAAGCTCGACTACCCCCTCTACACGTCCCGTTCGACACCCAACGCCACGGCGTTCCTCGCCGAACTGGCCAAGGTGCGAGAACAGGGCTGGGCCACCGACCTCGGTGGCCACGAGGAGTCCATCAACTGCGTCGGGGCCCCCGTCCGCGGCGCGGACGGCCGGCTCGTTGCCGCCATGTCGGTCTCCGCGCCGAACGTCGTCGTCACGGCCGAGGAACTCCTCACCCTGCTCCCGCTGGTACGCCGCACCGCGGACGCCATCAGCCGGGAGTACTCCGGAAACACCCGCGTACCCGACACGCAAGACCAGAAGGAAGCCCGACCATGA
- a CDS encoding AAA family ATPase → MTIRILPAVGDPDAARAVSSLLSQLPGAEPGPPVTDSTALVNALDQAVSRAAAGSPDRPGPPSAVDELPEVVLVHERIGPVPALELIRDIALRFPAVGVVLITTDAGPALFAAAMDAGARGIVGLPLGYDELAARVQAAAQWAAGVRVHLGGGQEAALGPAGTLVTVTGAKGGVGTTVTAVQLALAARAAGRSVALVDMDLQSGDVASYLDVQFRRSIVDLAGIQDISVRVLQDAVHAHHTGLGLLLAPEEGERGEEVDDRAARTVLAALRSRYELVVVDCGSQMQSASAAAVELSDTALLVTTPDVVCVRAAKRLVRLWDRLQIRKAEDTTTVVNRLTRNTEIQPPLVGKATGTRVARTSVPAAFKELQPYVDAGRMQDLDARSTVRQALWALAGELGLVDAPAAARQGRGSHRARTPLTGRRRKALTAGPAAGEPGVPGAAGAFGAAGPYEEG, encoded by the coding sequence GTGACCATCCGCATCCTCCCGGCGGTCGGCGACCCCGACGCAGCCCGTGCCGTGTCGTCGCTGCTCAGCCAGTTGCCGGGCGCCGAGCCCGGGCCGCCGGTCACCGACTCCACCGCCCTGGTCAACGCGCTCGACCAGGCCGTCTCCCGGGCCGCGGCCGGCTCCCCGGACCGGCCGGGGCCGCCGTCCGCGGTGGACGAGCTGCCCGAGGTCGTCCTGGTCCACGAGCGCATCGGCCCGGTGCCCGCGCTGGAGCTGATCCGCGACATCGCGCTGCGCTTCCCCGCCGTCGGCGTCGTGCTGATCACCACCGACGCGGGCCCGGCCCTGTTCGCCGCCGCCATGGACGCGGGCGCGCGCGGCATCGTCGGCCTGCCGCTCGGCTACGACGAACTGGCGGCCAGGGTGCAGGCCGCGGCCCAGTGGGCGGCCGGTGTACGGGTCCACCTGGGCGGCGGTCAGGAAGCTGCGCTCGGTCCGGCGGGCACGCTCGTCACCGTCACCGGCGCCAAGGGAGGTGTCGGTACGACGGTCACCGCCGTGCAGCTCGCGCTCGCCGCGCGCGCTGCCGGACGCAGCGTCGCGCTGGTCGACATGGACCTCCAGTCCGGTGACGTGGCCTCCTACCTGGACGTCCAGTTCCGCCGTTCGATCGTCGACCTCGCGGGCATCCAGGACATCTCCGTACGCGTCCTCCAGGACGCCGTGCACGCCCACCACACCGGACTGGGTCTGCTGCTGGCGCCGGAGGAGGGCGAGCGTGGTGAGGAGGTGGACGACCGGGCCGCCCGTACGGTCCTGGCGGCGCTGCGCTCCCGCTATGAGCTGGTGGTGGTGGACTGCGGCTCCCAGATGCAGTCCGCCAGCGCCGCCGCCGTCGAACTCTCCGACACCGCCCTGCTCGTGACGACGCCGGACGTGGTCTGTGTACGGGCCGCCAAGCGCCTCGTACGGCTGTGGGACCGGCTGCAGATCCGCAAGGCCGAGGACACCACGACCGTCGTCAACCGCCTCACCCGTAACACCGAGATCCAGCCGCCGCTGGTCGGCAAGGCCACCGGCACCCGGGTCGCCCGGACGTCCGTACCGGCCGCCTTCAAGGAGCTCCAGCCGTACGTCGACGCGGGCCGGATGCAGGACCTGGACGCCCGGTCCACGGTCCGGCAGGCGCTGTGGGCGCTCGCCGGCGAGCTGGGCCTGGTCGACGCGCCGGCCGCGGCCCGGCAGGGGCGGGGCAGCCACCGCGCCCGTACGCCGCTGACCGGCCGGCGGCGCAAGGCGCTGACGGCCGGGCCCGCCGCCGGGGAGCCGGGAGTGCCGGGTGCCGCGGGGGCCTTCGGCGCGGCCGGACCGTACGAGGAGGGCTGA
- a CDS encoding amino acid deaminase, translating to MAAAPHAERRARTLADERVDHRFKGLPPDAAGRTVGELAADRRNLFTGGFTTPVLALSAESLEHNLALMETYAARHGLAFAPHGKTSMAPQLFARQLAHGAWGITAAVPHQARVYRAYGVQRIFLANEVVDAAALRWLAAELDADPGFHCVCYVDSLRGIELMDAALREAGATRPVDVVIELAAGEGARTGVRTDEECVELADAVAGVDTLRLVGVAGYEGEVPDATHERVTAWLRRLLALTVALDRSGRFADLDEIVLSAGGSAWFDAVAEVFDEAPELSRPLLKLLRSGAYVSHDDGHYRRLTPFNRVPAEGALQPAFRLWAQVVSRPTPEQAFLNAGKRDAAYDLDLPQAQVVRSGRDGSERPADGVTVTGLSDQHAWVRTERAGDLEVGDWVGLGLSHPCTSFDKWQLIPVAEADGTVVDYVRTFF from the coding sequence ATGGCCGCCGCGCCCCACGCCGAGCGCCGCGCGAGGACCCTCGCGGACGAGCGGGTCGACCACCGCTTCAAGGGGCTTCCCCCGGATGCCGCGGGCCGTACCGTCGGCGAGCTGGCGGCCGACCGCCGGAACCTGTTCACCGGCGGCTTCACCACTCCCGTGCTCGCCCTGTCCGCCGAGTCGCTGGAACACAACCTGGCGCTGATGGAGACCTACGCCGCCCGGCACGGCCTGGCCTTCGCCCCGCACGGCAAGACCTCCATGGCCCCGCAGCTCTTCGCCCGCCAGCTCGCCCACGGCGCCTGGGGCATCACCGCCGCCGTCCCCCACCAGGCCCGCGTCTACCGCGCCTACGGCGTCCAGCGGATCTTCCTCGCCAACGAGGTCGTCGACGCCGCCGCGCTGCGCTGGCTCGCCGCCGAACTGGACGCCGACCCCGGCTTCCACTGCGTCTGCTACGTCGACTCGCTGCGCGGCATCGAGCTGATGGACGCCGCCCTGCGCGAGGCGGGCGCGACCCGCCCGGTCGACGTCGTCATCGAGCTGGCCGCGGGCGAGGGCGCCCGTACCGGCGTGCGGACCGACGAGGAGTGCGTCGAACTGGCCGACGCCGTGGCGGGCGTGGACACCCTGCGCCTGGTCGGCGTCGCCGGGTACGAGGGCGAGGTGCCCGACGCCACGCACGAGCGGGTGACCGCCTGGCTGCGCCGCCTCCTCGCGCTCACCGTCGCCCTCGACCGCTCCGGGCGCTTCGCCGACCTGGACGAGATCGTGCTCAGCGCGGGCGGCAGCGCCTGGTTCGACGCGGTCGCCGAGGTGTTCGACGAGGCGCCCGAGCTGTCCCGGCCGCTGCTGAAGCTGCTGCGCTCCGGCGCGTACGTCTCGCACGACGACGGCCACTACCGCCGCCTGACGCCCTTCAACCGCGTCCCGGCCGAGGGCGCCCTCCAGCCCGCCTTCAGGCTCTGGGCCCAGGTCGTCTCCCGCCCGACGCCGGAGCAGGCGTTCCTGAACGCGGGCAAGCGCGACGCGGCGTACGACCTCGACCTGCCGCAGGCCCAGGTCGTCCGGTCCGGCCGGGACGGCAGCGAGCGGCCCGCGGACGGCGTCACCGTCACCGGGCTGTCCGACCAGCACGCCTGGGTCCGTACGGAACGGGCCGGTGACCTGGAGGTCGGCGACTGGGTCGGGCTGGGCCTGTCGCACCCGTGCACGTCCTTCGACAAGTGGCAGCTCATCCCGGTGGCCGAGGCGGACGGCACGGTCGTGGACTACGTCCGGACGTTCTTCTGA
- the cpaB gene encoding Flp pilus assembly protein CpaB, producing the protein MNSRQRRGVILLLLSVLCALGAFVGVLSVIRNVESKVGPERTAYRLKADVAAYQALDPGQFEKVEIPERWLPSTAVTDLARVRGKIAVTPLHKGSLLQDDMAVDRPALKPGQQEIAIMIDAATGVAGKINPGARVNIYATFEGKRSQDRPVSKVIVANAQVIDRGKLTPLESKDPGDTRSSSTRRATDAVPITFALSTQDAQRVAYAESFATHVRLALVAPGTEADIPPAERTYTLDGDK; encoded by the coding sequence ATGAACTCACGCCAGCGCCGCGGAGTGATCCTGCTGCTCCTGTCGGTCCTCTGCGCGCTCGGCGCGTTCGTCGGCGTGCTGTCGGTCATACGCAATGTGGAGTCCAAGGTCGGCCCCGAGCGCACCGCGTACCGGCTGAAAGCGGACGTGGCCGCCTATCAGGCGCTCGATCCGGGCCAGTTCGAGAAGGTGGAGATACCGGAGCGCTGGCTGCCGTCCACCGCTGTCACCGACCTGGCCCGGGTCCGCGGGAAGATCGCCGTGACGCCGCTGCACAAGGGCTCGCTCCTCCAGGACGACATGGCCGTCGACCGCCCCGCGCTCAAGCCGGGGCAGCAGGAGATCGCCATCATGATCGACGCGGCCACCGGCGTGGCCGGGAAGATCAACCCGGGGGCCCGGGTGAACATCTACGCCACCTTCGAGGGCAAACGCTCCCAGGACCGGCCCGTCTCCAAGGTGATCGTGGCGAACGCCCAGGTCATCGACCGGGGCAAGCTCACCCCGCTGGAGAGCAAGGATCCCGGCGACACCCGCTCCTCCAGCACCCGCCGCGCCACCGACGCCGTACCGATCACCTTCGCGCTGAGCACCCAGGACGCCCAGCGCGTCGCCTACGCGGAGTCCTTCGCCACCCACGTACGGCTCGCCCTCGTCGCCCCCGGCACCGAGGCCGACATCCCGCCCGCGGAGCGCACCTACACGCTCGACGGCGACAAATGA
- a CDS encoding RidA family protein, whose product MTEKTALTPATHTTPPAKFSHGVKKGNILQVAGQVGFLPAVEGQAPTPAGPTLREQTLQTFANVKAILEEGGATWDDVMMMRVYLTDTDHFAEMNEIYNAYFEAEGLKEAPAARTTVYVGLPKGLLIEIDALAVLG is encoded by the coding sequence ATGACCGAGAAGACCGCCCTCACCCCGGCCACCCACACCACCCCGCCCGCCAAGTTCTCCCACGGCGTCAAGAAGGGCAACATCCTCCAGGTCGCCGGCCAGGTCGGCTTCCTGCCCGCCGTCGAGGGCCAGGCCCCCACCCCGGCCGGCCCCACCCTGCGCGAGCAGACCCTCCAGACCTTCGCCAACGTCAAGGCGATCCTGGAGGAAGGCGGCGCGACCTGGGACGACGTCATGATGATGCGCGTCTACCTCACCGACACCGACCACTTCGCCGAGATGAACGAGATCTACAACGCCTACTTCGAGGCCGAGGGCCTCAAGGAGGCACCGGCCGCCCGTACGACGGTGTACGTCGGCCTCCCCAAGGGCCTCCTCATCGAGATCGACGCCCTCGCGGTACTGGGCTGA
- a CDS encoding M14 family metallopeptidase gives MRPRLRGRRTTVLTALLSLALAAPLAARAEDSPRQTTPTETAAAGTTAADTGTPRQYEITGLTTADRRSALASTGVSIDEVHGRTVVITADTAQAALVRKLGHRLRALPAPPTGTGDRVKDFPSGYGKYHNNAEATAEINALVAKYPAILAKRVIGKTYEGRDILALKLSKNVAQDENEPEVLFTAHQHAREHLTVEMALYLLNDYTSKYGSDPRVTKMLDSREIWVVPDVNPDGGAYDIATGSFRSWRKNRQPNSGSSNVGTDLNRNWDFKWGCCGGSSGSTGSETYRGPSAASAPEVKVVADFVRSRIVGGVQQIKTAIDFHTYSELVLWPYGWTYNDTAPGMTQDDRDAFAAVGKSMAASNGYTPEQSSDLYITDGSIDDWLWGNQKIFGYTFEMYPSSAGAGGFYPRDSVIARETSRNRDAVLQLLENSDCMYRSIGKEAQYCKKS, from the coding sequence ATGCGACCACGGTTACGCGGCAGACGGACCACCGTCCTCACCGCGCTCCTCTCCCTCGCACTGGCCGCACCCCTCGCCGCCCGCGCGGAGGACTCCCCTCGCCAGACCACTCCCACCGAGACCGCCGCGGCCGGCACCACGGCGGCCGACACCGGCACACCCCGCCAGTACGAGATCACCGGCCTCACCACCGCGGACCGGCGCAGCGCCCTCGCCTCCACCGGCGTGTCCATCGACGAGGTGCACGGCCGCACCGTCGTCATCACCGCGGACACCGCGCAGGCCGCCCTCGTACGCAAGCTCGGCCACCGGCTGCGGGCCCTGCCGGCGCCCCCGACGGGCACCGGCGACCGCGTCAAGGACTTCCCCTCCGGCTACGGCAAGTACCACAACAACGCCGAGGCCACCGCCGAGATCAACGCACTCGTCGCCAAGTACCCGGCCATCCTCGCCAAGCGCGTCATCGGCAAGACCTACGAGGGCCGGGACATCCTCGCCCTCAAGCTCAGCAAGAACGTCGCCCAGGACGAGAACGAACCCGAGGTCCTCTTCACCGCGCACCAGCACGCGCGCGAACACCTCACCGTCGAGATGGCCCTCTACCTGCTCAACGACTACACGTCCAAGTACGGCAGCGACCCGCGCGTCACCAAAATGCTCGACTCCCGTGAGATCTGGGTCGTGCCGGACGTGAACCCGGACGGCGGCGCCTACGACATCGCCACCGGCTCCTTCCGCAGTTGGCGCAAGAACCGCCAGCCCAACAGCGGCTCCTCGAACGTCGGCACCGACCTGAACCGCAACTGGGACTTCAAGTGGGGCTGCTGCGGCGGCTCCTCGGGCAGCACCGGCTCCGAGACCTACCGCGGCCCGTCCGCCGCCTCGGCCCCCGAGGTCAAGGTCGTCGCCGACTTCGTCCGCAGCCGGATCGTCGGCGGCGTCCAGCAGATCAAGACCGCCATCGACTTCCACACGTACAGCGAACTGGTCCTGTGGCCGTACGGCTGGACCTACAACGACACCGCCCCCGGCATGACCCAGGACGACCGCGACGCCTTCGCGGCCGTCGGCAAGTCCATGGCGGCCAGCAACGGCTACACCCCCGAGCAGTCCAGCGACCTCTACATCACCGACGGCTCCATCGACGACTGGCTCTGGGGCAACCAGAAGATCTTCGGCTACACCTTCGAGATGTACCCGTCCTCCGCGGGCGCGGGCGGCTTCTACCCCCGCGACTCGGTCATCGCCCGCGAAACCTCCCGCAACCGCGACGCGGTCCTGCAACTCCTGGAGAACAGCGACTGCATGTACCGGTCGATCGGCAAGGAGGCGCAGTACTGCAAGAAGAGCTGA
- a CDS encoding sugar kinase yields the protein MVTFMPTGPGRLADVPSFERGIGGAESNVACALARTGHRTRWISRLGADAFGDHVRDTVAACGVDVSHVQRDPARPTGVYFRTAGERATGTETEAGEAEVAYYRAGSAASAMSPELLDAEALHDTRVLHLTGITAALSDGCLDVLRTLTEPSPGRPLVSFDVNYRVGLWRDRTVRGPEVLLDLARRCDLVFTGEDEAAAAWDLHGPDAVRAALPEPAVLVVKQGAAGATAYARQADGTDTVTTAPALTVDVVAPVGAGDAFAAGFLSATLRDLPVFARLRHGHLMAAASLTVPGDLGTPPSRDLADHLAGLDPAAWGRLRLGPGWTTDGDAPADRSGGTTSHGVHNPRVEVRTP from the coding sequence ATGGTCACCTTCATGCCCACCGGGCCCGGGCGACTCGCCGACGTGCCCTCCTTCGAGCGCGGCATCGGCGGCGCCGAGTCCAACGTCGCCTGCGCCCTCGCCCGCACCGGCCACCGCACCCGCTGGATCTCCCGCCTCGGCGCCGACGCCTTCGGCGACCACGTCCGCGACACCGTCGCCGCCTGCGGCGTGGACGTCTCGCACGTCCAGCGCGACCCGGCCCGCCCCACCGGCGTCTACTTCCGTACCGCCGGTGAACGCGCCACCGGTACGGAGACCGAAGCGGGTGAGGCCGAGGTGGCGTACTACCGCGCCGGGTCCGCGGCCTCCGCCATGTCCCCCGAGCTGCTCGATGCCGAGGCCCTCCACGACACCCGCGTCCTGCACCTCACCGGCATCACCGCGGCCCTGTCCGACGGCTGCCTGGACGTCCTGCGCACCCTCACCGAGCCGTCCCCCGGCCGCCCCCTCGTCTCCTTCGACGTCAACTACCGCGTCGGCCTCTGGCGCGACCGCACCGTACGCGGCCCCGAAGTCCTCCTCGACCTCGCCCGCCGCTGCGACCTGGTCTTCACCGGCGAGGACGAGGCCGCGGCCGCCTGGGACCTGCACGGACCCGACGCCGTACGCGCCGCCCTGCCCGAGCCCGCCGTCCTCGTCGTCAAGCAGGGCGCCGCCGGAGCCACCGCGTACGCCCGCCAGGCCGACGGCACCGACACGGTCACCACCGCCCCCGCCCTCACCGTCGACGTCGTCGCCCCCGTCGGCGCCGGAGACGCCTTCGCCGCCGGATTTCTCTCCGCCACCCTCCGCGACCTGCCCGTCTTCGCCCGCCTCCGGCACGGCCACCTGATGGCCGCCGCCTCCCTCACCGTCCCCGGCGACCTCGGCACACCCCCCTCCCGCGACCTCGCCGACCACCTTGCGGGCCTCGACCCCGCCGCCTGGGGGAGACTGCGACTCGGCCCCGGCTGGACCACCGACGGTGACGCACCCGCTGACCGCAGCGGCGGCACCACCAGCCACGGGGTGCACAACCCACGGGTGGAGGTCCGTACCCCATGA
- a CDS encoding S1 family peptidase codes for MNRPLVGALATAVLSATALIGATGTAGAATTADAAGPTAAQAAAAAQSQAVQDVRVKPKAVNFAGTVALSNCSGSIVRMPTSTDNDPALVMSNGHCLESGMPDPGEVVVDQPSSRSFTVLNASAGNLGTVRATKVVYGTMTDTDVSFYELSSTYAQIKQRYGIKALDIATSHPAKGAGITVVSGYWKKTFSCNIDGFVPQLKEGGYLMKDSVRYTSACKTYGGTSGSPVIDNATGKVTAINNTGNEDGARCTMNNPCEIDENGKVTVRKGINYAQQIYTIPNCFGTGNKLDLGRAGCVLPKP; via the coding sequence ATGAACAGACCTCTCGTCGGCGCCCTGGCCACGGCCGTCCTGAGCGCCACGGCACTCATCGGCGCCACTGGCACGGCCGGCGCCGCCACGACGGCGGACGCGGCCGGCCCGACCGCGGCGCAGGCCGCGGCGGCTGCGCAGTCCCAGGCGGTGCAGGACGTCCGGGTGAAGCCCAAGGCCGTGAACTTCGCGGGTACGGTCGCGCTCAGCAACTGCTCGGGTTCGATCGTCCGGATGCCCACCTCGACCGACAACGACCCGGCCCTGGTCATGTCCAACGGCCACTGTCTGGAGAGCGGCATGCCCGACCCGGGCGAGGTCGTCGTCGACCAGCCCTCCAGCCGCAGCTTCACCGTGCTGAACGCCTCGGCCGGCAACCTCGGCACGGTACGCGCCACCAAGGTCGTCTACGGCACGATGACCGACACCGACGTGTCCTTCTACGAACTTTCCTCCACCTATGCCCAGATAAAGCAGCGTTACGGCATCAAGGCGCTGGACATAGCCACCAGCCACCCGGCCAAGGGCGCGGGCATCACCGTCGTGTCCGGTTACTGGAAGAAGACCTTCTCCTGCAACATCGACGGGTTCGTCCCGCAGTTGAAGGAGGGCGGTTACCTCATGAAGGACTCGGTCCGCTACACCTCCGCCTGCAAGACGTACGGCGGTACGTCCGGCTCGCCGGTCATCGACAACGCCACCGGCAAGGTCACCGCGATCAACAACACGGGCAACGAGGACGGCGCCCGCTGCACGATGAACAACCCGTGCGAGATCGACGAGAACGGCAAGGTCACCGTCCGCAAGGGCATCAACTACGCCCAGCAGATCTACACCATCCCCAACTGCTTCGGGACCGGCAACAAGCTGGACCTGGGGCGGGCGGGGTGCGTTCTGCCGAAGCCGTAA